A part of Ignavibacteriales bacterium genomic DNA contains:
- the dinB gene encoding DNA polymerase IV, which produces MRTIFHLDLDAFFVSVERILDPKLNGKPVIVGGDPKYGRGVVSACSYEARAFGLHSAMPIRTAYKLCPHGIYLQGHGDEYTRFSKIVKNILEQYAPQIEQASIDEFYLDMTGTQKMYGSMFGFATRLQKEIWDKIGLPISIGIGINKTIAKIGSDCMKPKGITYIIPGMEEQFLAPMPVETIPGVGKVMQQSLNSRGIYRIADITNLPSDYFGTAFGKYGIDLWRKAHGEGTEYLTIQRARKSISRETTFGNDVTNEDEVKNTLFYLAGKVAQSLRKKGWETSTIDIKLRYTDFQTLTRAKTIKPTDDDKVIFETVWNLMKKARTRRVGVRLIGVGVTNFSPLSEQEFLFEDYEVKRKKMLRAVTKVRDKYGYESLMFGRTEEDKKLKRGGKLFSGLILKELILIFK; this is translated from the coding sequence ATGCGTACAATTTTTCACTTAGATCTTGATGCCTTTTTTGTTTCAGTAGAGAGAATTCTCGATCCAAAACTTAATGGCAAACCTGTAATTGTTGGCGGTGACCCAAAGTATGGAAGGGGAGTTGTATCTGCTTGTTCATACGAGGCTCGTGCTTTTGGATTACATTCCGCAATGCCGATACGAACAGCTTATAAACTTTGTCCACACGGAATTTATTTACAAGGACACGGCGATGAATACACAAGATTTTCAAAAATTGTAAAAAATATTTTAGAACAATATGCTCCTCAAATTGAACAAGCTTCAATCGATGAGTTTTATCTTGATATGACCGGTACGCAAAAAATGTATGGCTCAATGTTTGGATTTGCTACAAGATTACAAAAAGAAATTTGGGATAAAATTGGTTTACCAATTTCGATTGGAATCGGAATCAATAAAACTATTGCAAAGATTGGCTCTGATTGTATGAAGCCGAAAGGAATTACTTATATAATTCCTGGAATGGAAGAACAATTTTTAGCTCCTATGCCAGTTGAAACAATTCCCGGTGTTGGTAAAGTTATGCAGCAAAGTTTAAACTCACGCGGAATTTATCGAATAGCTGATATCACAAATCTTCCTTCAGATTATTTTGGAACTGCATTTGGCAAATACGGAATTGATCTCTGGCGAAAAGCTCATGGTGAAGGGACAGAATATTTAACTATCCAGCGAGCAAGAAAAAGCATTTCACGAGAAACAACTTTTGGGAATGATGTTACGAATGAAGACGAAGTAAAAAACACTTTATTCTATTTAGCTGGAAAAGTTGCACAATCATTACGTAAAAAAGGTTGGGAAACTTCAACAATTGATATAAAACTTCGCTATACAGATTTTCAAACATTAACTCGTGCAAAAACAATTAAACCAACCGATGATGATAAAGTTATTTTTGAAACAGTGTGGAATTTGATGAAGAAAGCAAGAACAAGAAGAGTTGGAGTTAGATTAATTGGAGTTGGAGTCACAAATTTTTCACCTTTAAGTGAACAAGAATTTTTATTTGAAGATTATGAAGTCAAAAGAAAAAAAATGTTGAGAGCAGTAACAAAAGTAAGAGATAAGTATGGATATGAATCTTTAATGTTTGGCAGAACAGAAGAAGATAAAAAATTAAAAAGGGGTGGAAAATTATTTTCAGGTTTGATTTTGAAAGAATTAATCTTAATCTTTAAGTAA
- a CDS encoding DUF433 domain-containing protein, with the protein MSDYKDIITVEPGKRGGKPCIRGLRITVYDVLSYLASGMTIEQILEDVPYLTKEDIYACLSYAADRESRITYNKPNKLVHYL; encoded by the coding sequence ATGAGTGATTACAAAGATATTATTACTGTTGAACCTGGTAAAAGAGGCGGCAAACCGTGTATCAGAGGATTACGCATAACAGTTTATGATGTGCTGAGTTATCTTGCATCAGGAATGACAATTGAGCAAATCCTTGAAGATGTTCCATATCTTACTAAAGAAGATATTTATGCCTGTCTTAGTTATGCGGCAGATCGTGAAAGTAGAATTACTTATAACAAGCCAAATAAATTAGTTCACTATTTATAA
- a CDS encoding DUF72 domain-containing protein, with amino-acid sequence MKPKFNIGTAGWSYKDWVPNFYPKNQTGGFDWLQFYSHYFNCVEVNSTYYTYISPKIVDGWIKKVEESKNFIFHIKLHQDFTHKRKFDEQNIKAVRYNLDQLRKSERLGGLLIQFPYSYSFDGNSVQHIQKLRDIFLM; translated from the coding sequence ATGAAACCAAAATTTAACATCGGCACCGCGGGATGGTCTTACAAAGATTGGGTTCCAAACTTTTATCCTAAAAATCAAACGGGTGGATTTGACTGGCTGCAGTTTTATTCGCATTACTTTAATTGTGTTGAAGTGAACTCAACTTATTATACTTATATCAGTCCCAAAATTGTGGATGGTTGGATAAAAAAAGTTGAAGAATCAAAGAACTTTATTTTTCATATTAAACTTCACCAGGATTTTACACACAAAAGAAAATTTGACGAACAAAACATTAAAGCAGTTCGTTATAATCTTGATCAGTTAAGAAAATCTGAAAGACTTGGTGGATTGTTGATACAATTTCCGTACTCTTATTCATTTGATGGAAATTCTGTTCAGCATATTCAAAAGCTTAGAGATATTTTTCTGATGTAA
- a CDS encoding ATP-binding domain-containing protein — protein sequence MAQIYKLNIPTGQLNKSWLPDINQLDSSQQKVLMHSFNSDLFVMGSAGTGKTILAKLKYDALRRLGLKGKLVIYGNIFKSFLKSHIQDDIGGVVGSFELPRALANIRFNGNFNATAQRAADWAENNRNIYDFLIIDEVQDLHEDHIIFCSKISKRLYLFGDNAQQFFEQGRTIEQIIGVLSRVGRNFGGNNVTEITKNYRNQPLVAKAAQPFYAFSPSTFPAASPEPIPIIPNLFVSHNYSFKSALVEQVKSYIRSHAENTSPTIGILTQSISSLNFIRREIFQRSNIEVIEINSDNAFSDARPVLMTMQSSKGMEFDYVILVDINYRNLKRTHTNNFDKIIFVAITRARKSLSVFLLDNQAELLTKFSNAEFTVTNLR from the coding sequence ATGGCACAAATATATAAATTAAATATTCCAACTGGGCAATTAAATAAGTCTTGGTTGCCTGATATTAATCAATTAGACTCTTCTCAGCAAAAAGTACTTATGCATTCATTCAATAGTGATTTATTCGTTATGGGTTCTGCAGGTACTGGAAAAACAATTTTAGCAAAACTAAAATATGATGCATTAAGGAGATTAGGATTAAAAGGAAAACTTGTTATTTATGGAAACATCTTTAAATCGTTTCTTAAGAGCCATATCCAAGATGATATTGGAGGAGTTGTTGGCTCCTTTGAATTACCAAGAGCGTTAGCAAATATTAGATTTAATGGAAATTTTAATGCAACAGCTCAGCGAGCAGCAGATTGGGCAGAAAATAATCGAAATATCTATGATTTTTTAATTATAGATGAAGTACAGGATTTACATGAAGATCATATAATATTTTGTTCTAAAATTTCAAAAAGACTTTATCTGTTTGGGGATAATGCGCAGCAATTTTTTGAACAAGGAAGAACTATTGAGCAGATTATCGGAGTATTGAGTCGAGTGGGAAGAAATTTTGGTGGTAACAATGTAACGGAGATAACAAAAAATTATAGAAATCAACCGTTAGTTGCTAAAGCTGCTCAGCCATTCTATGCTTTTTCTCCCTCTACTTTCCCAGCTGCTTCTCCAGAGCCTATCCCGATTATACCTAATTTATTTGTCTCACATAATTATAGCTTTAAAAGTGCATTAGTTGAGCAAGTAAAATCATATATACGAAGTCATGCTGAGAATACTTCTCCTACTATTGGGATATTAACACAATCAATTAGTTCTTTGAACTTTATAAGAAGAGAAATATTTCAGAGAAGTAATATTGAAGTTATTGAAATTAACTCTGACAATGCCTTTAGCGATGCTCGACCAGTTTTAATGACAATGCAGTCTTCCAAGGGGATGGAATTTGATTACGTTATTTTAGTAGATATAAATTATAGAAATTTGAAGAGAACCCATACCAATAATTTTGATAAGATAATTTTTGTTGCAATAACAAGAGCAAGAAAATCTTTATCTGTTTTCCTTTTGGATAATCAAGCAGAATTATTAACCAAATTTTCCAATGCCGAGTTTACTGTTACTAATTTAAGGTGA
- a CDS encoding DUF1848 domain-containing protein produces MIISASRRTDITAFYSEWFFNRIKEGYCTVPNPFDANQIYFVDLKPKSVTAIVFWTRNALPLMKNLKVLDEKNYNYYFQFTINNYRVPYEPYNPSLETALKSFKQLADKLGTGKVIWRYDPILFTNDLTLDFHKENFSIIFNELNGHTKRIVISIIDDYKKTLRRLNKLETNYEENQISKPQVEELLKFIVDKADTKGIKVESCAEEKDFGHLGIAHGKCIDDRLLKEEFGIDLAFKKDKNQRLPCGCMVSKDIGVNNTCLMGCEYCYATTSHSSALNNRKKHDPNFSSLLVHKMSEEMKEKIKAFKQQQNFTEQQMVLF; encoded by the coding sequence ATGATTATATCAGCAAGTAGAAGAACAGATATAACTGCATTTTATTCTGAATGGTTTTTTAATAGAATCAAAGAAGGTTATTGTACTGTCCCCAATCCATTTGATGCAAACCAAATTTATTTTGTTGATCTTAAACCAAAATCTGTAACAGCCATAGTCTTTTGGACAAGGAATGCATTACCTCTAATGAAAAATCTTAAAGTACTAGATGAGAAAAATTATAATTACTACTTCCAGTTTACTATTAATAATTATCGAGTACCTTACGAGCCTTATAATCCATCACTTGAAACAGCCTTAAAAAGTTTCAAGCAGCTTGCTGATAAATTAGGAACTGGTAAAGTTATCTGGCGATATGATCCTATATTGTTTACAAATGATTTAACATTAGATTTTCATAAAGAAAACTTTTCAATTATCTTCAATGAATTAAATGGTCATACAAAAAGAATAGTAATAAGTATTATTGATGATTATAAAAAAACATTACGACGCTTGAATAAACTCGAAACAAATTATGAAGAAAACCAAATAAGCAAGCCGCAGGTAGAAGAATTATTAAAATTTATTGTTGATAAAGCTGACACCAAAGGAATAAAAGTTGAAAGTTGTGCAGAAGAAAAGGATTTTGGTCATCTTGGAATTGCTCACGGGAAATGTATAGATGATAGACTTCTAAAAGAGGAATTTGGAATTGATTTAGCCTTTAAAAAAGATAAAAACCAAAGGTTGCCTTGTGGATGTATGGTAAGTAAAGATATAGGAGTAAATAATACTTGCCTTATGGGATGTGAATACTGCTATGCTACGACTTCACACAGCTCAGCGTTAAACAATAGAAAAAAACACGACCCGAATTTTTCATCACTCTTAGTTCATAAAATGTCTGAGGAAATGAAAGAAAAAATTAAAGCATTTAAACAGCAACAAAATTTCACAGAACAACAAATGGTTTTATTCTAA
- a CDS encoding PAS domain S-box protein: MTTDLETYNFNSHNSDLILLSKEIGKKYPFTLIDKQNIQFKIDNSNSIIWIEDNAQNLILFNKNYNQRFNSNAFLLEENYPDEFNKKIRIMFNSLNECIDKNNEPVSVQQKIKNEENQNVLIHLYRVPIRRQAEEIFVTLNELEIYSEEELTQNENELTHSSLVSIRQFTKEYLVIDSESKILEISDELLTSLNCSGSVVLGSRMNDIFTDEVFKCVNEFDNRRSESMEKEFEGLLSEKNNRYFSGRIFVCLLSGKQTKYLIGFISSVRSKETVKLLGKEKMIDSLMHNNPEPIYIFDKENLNFIDVNKAATDLYGYSKDEFLQMDITDLYLPEDIQTLLENSEDKQEISFFTGPFRQRKKDSSLILVEISKNSWTYEGRDAYLNIIKDVTAIKNLEKKIQLFKNVFDNTDDLLFVTDTDGMITYANNSTAKALGYSKEDIENSAFTSLLVDEERANVNANIFHSYLKDSITLVTSLKKSDDSQLQVELTASPVLDYRGEIDSFSLIATVEQNVQPMTREVVKEVVKEIKIEKPIDLHTVESKSDETAFLSSLFHQILTPINVIMGFVQELTETLTELTPDQKEMVDIINQNRTTLLITMNTFVEYSNIVQNKYELSISEIQVTDLIDDLQKNFKEIIGGNKIEFAYGKISSSLKFESDGKKLLSFIAQLIKILMKTNKSKKIFISAFQYDEKNFLISVKDNYPVASDILVNSFDILFSDQPRGDKKDLGLPKLNTQLSTALLQILKGKFRITTVEPSNPDFGFIFPLQYSSNEIIEPKIDETKEEEPQIISNQLPIVEIDHTEVIPVKDETPSVENAVQIIGNNITPEIISPQIPKPVKQEIVIPPVIQDEPKEIPIIETSANNVIPEETRVEEIPSLENLTPPPISTEQKFVPFFDISKLNCLYIEDQLDSQVLFKVQMKELKSVQFAAGFEEALPLLEKNKFDFILMDINLQGEYNGLDALRLIHKMPKYEKIPIVAVTAYVLPGDKEKFIAAGFQDFIAKPIFHDKMIESFQKIFHF, translated from the coding sequence ATGACAACTGATTTAGAAACTTATAATTTTAATAGTCATAATTCTGATCTGATACTTTTGTCCAAAGAGATTGGAAAAAAATACCCGTTTACTTTAATTGACAAGCAAAATATTCAGTTCAAAATTGATAATTCTAATTCGATTATATGGATTGAAGACAATGCACAAAACCTAATCTTATTTAATAAAAATTATAATCAGAGATTTAATTCTAATGCTTTTCTATTAGAAGAAAATTATCCTGATGAGTTTAATAAAAAAATAAGGATTATGTTTAATTCGCTTAATGAATGTATTGACAAAAACAATGAACCCGTAAGCGTACAGCAAAAAATTAAAAATGAAGAAAATCAAAATGTATTAATCCATCTGTATCGGGTTCCAATAAGACGTCAGGCCGAAGAAATATTTGTAACATTGAATGAATTAGAAATTTATTCGGAGGAAGAATTAACACAAAACGAAAATGAACTTACACACAGCAGCTTAGTTTCGATTCGTCAATTCACAAAAGAATATTTAGTGATTGATAGTGAATCTAAAATTTTAGAAATTAGTGATGAGTTGTTGACCTCATTAAACTGTTCCGGAAGTGTTGTGTTAGGTTCACGAATGAACGATATTTTTACCGATGAAGTGTTTAAATGTGTAAACGAATTTGACAACCGTCGGTCGGAAAGTATGGAAAAAGAATTCGAAGGGCTTTTATCAGAAAAGAATAACAGATATTTTAGTGGCAGAATATTTGTATGTTTATTATCCGGTAAGCAAACAAAATATTTAATTGGTTTTATAAGTTCAGTTCGATCAAAAGAAACTGTAAAATTATTAGGAAAAGAAAAAATGATTGATTCATTGATGCATAATAATCCCGAGCCGATATACATTTTCGATAAAGAAAATCTTAATTTTATTGATGTGAATAAAGCGGCTACAGATCTTTATGGTTACTCTAAAGATGAATTTTTGCAGATGGATATTACGGATTTATACCTTCCCGAGGATATTCAAACTCTGCTGGAAAATTCAGAAGACAAACAAGAAATATCTTTTTTTACTGGTCCCTTCAGGCAGCGAAAAAAAGATAGTAGTCTAATTTTAGTTGAGATCAGTAAAAATTCCTGGACATACGAGGGCCGGGATGCATATCTAAATATAATTAAAGATGTTACTGCTATAAAAAATTTAGAGAAGAAAATTCAATTATTTAAAAATGTATTTGATAATACAGATGATCTTCTCTTTGTTACTGATACAGATGGCATGATTACGTATGCAAATAATTCGACTGCCAAAGCTCTCGGTTATTCCAAAGAAGATATTGAAAACTCTGCCTTCACTTCTCTGCTCGTTGATGAGGAGCGTGCTAATGTGAACGCAAATATTTTCCATTCATATTTAAAGGATTCCATTACTCTTGTTACCTCCTTAAAAAAATCGGATGATTCACAATTGCAGGTTGAGTTAACTGCATCGCCCGTTCTTGATTACAGGGGGGAGATTGACTCTTTTTCTTTAATTGCAACAGTTGAGCAAAATGTTCAGCCTATGACTCGTGAAGTGGTTAAAGAAGTAGTTAAAGAAATTAAGATTGAAAAACCAATTGATTTACATACAGTCGAATCTAAATCTGATGAGACTGCATTCCTGTCAAGTCTGTTCCATCAGATTCTTACTCCAATTAATGTGATCATGGGGTTTGTTCAAGAACTTACTGAAACTTTAACAGAATTAACACCTGATCAAAAAGAGATGGTCGATATTATCAATCAAAACCGCACCACCCTCCTTATCACAATGAACACATTTGTTGAATACTCGAATATAGTTCAAAATAAATATGAACTTTCGATAAGTGAAATACAGGTGACTGATTTGATTGATGATTTACAGAAAAATTTTAAGGAAATTATTGGCGGTAATAAGATCGAATTCGCTTACGGGAAAATATCCTCGTCTCTAAAGTTCGAATCGGACGGTAAAAAATTACTCAGTTTCATTGCTCAGTTGATTAAAATACTTATGAAAACAAATAAGAGTAAAAAAATATTCATTTCTGCATTTCAATACGACGAAAAAAATTTTTTAATTTCTGTTAAGGATAATTATCCCGTTGCTTCTGATATTTTGGTAAACTCATTTGATATTCTTTTTAGCGATCAACCGAGAGGTGATAAAAAAGATTTAGGACTTCCCAAACTTAACACTCAACTATCAACAGCACTTTTACAAATTCTAAAAGGAAAATTTCGAATAACTACTGTTGAGCCTTCCAATCCTGATTTCGGTTTTATCTTTCCATTGCAATATTCTTCTAATGAAATTATCGAACCCAAAATTGATGAAACTAAAGAAGAAGAACCCCAAATAATTTCCAATCAATTACCAATTGTTGAGATTGATCATACTGAAGTAATTCCAGTGAAAGATGAAACTCCTTCTGTAGAAAATGCTGTTCAAATAATCGGAAATAATATTACACCCGAAATTATTTCTCCCCAAATACCGAAGCCGGTTAAACAGGAAATAGTAATCCCTCCTGTTATTCAGGATGAACCAAAAGAAATTCCAATCATTGAAACTTCTGCCAATAATGTAATTCCGGAGGAAACAAGAGTTGAAGAAATTCCATCGCTTGAAAATCTCACTCCACCCCCCATCAGTACAGAACAAAAATTTGTTCCATTTTTTGACATATCAAAATTGAACTGTTTGTATATTGAAGATCAGCTTGATTCACAAGTTCTTTTTAAAGTTCAGATGAAGGAGTTAAAGTCTGTTCAATTTGCAGCAGGATTTGAAGAAGCATTACCGCTGTTAGAGAAGAATAAGTTTGATTTTATTTTAATGGATATAAATCTGCAAGGAGAATACAACGGGCTTGATGCTTTAAGATTAATCCATAAAATGCCGAAGTACGAGAAAATTCCAATCGTTGCTGTAACTGCTTATGTTCTTCCCGGGGATAAAGAAAAGTTTATTGCCGCTGGCTTTCAGGATTTTATTGCCAAACCAATTTTCCACGATAAAATGATCGAATCTTTCCAAAAAATATTTCATTTCTAG
- a CDS encoding histidine triad nucleotide-binding protein, protein MATIFSKIISKEIPADIVFESDNVLAFKDINPKAPVHVLIIPKIEIPKVTDIKGSEHAALLGEMIDAANKIAKDFGIADEGFRLVFNCGDNGGQEVYHLHLHLLGGRKMNWPPG, encoded by the coding sequence ATGGCAACTATCTTTTCTAAAATCATCAGCAAAGAAATTCCTGCTGATATTGTTTTTGAATCTGATAATGTTTTAGCATTTAAAGATATAAATCCCAAAGCTCCTGTTCACGTTTTAATAATTCCTAAAATCGAAATTCCTAAAGTAACAGATATAAAAGGAAGTGAACACGCTGCTCTGCTTGGCGAAATGATTGATGCTGCTAATAAAATCGCTAAAGATTTTGGAATCGCTGATGAAGGTTTTAGATTAGTTTTTAATTGTGGCGATAATGGCGGACAGGAAGTTTATCATTTACATCTTCATTTGCTTGGCGGAAGAAAAATGAATTGGCCCCCGGGATAA
- a CDS encoding fibronectin type III domain-containing protein — translation MNQVSIKLFLFIIIILHLSQYSGCTFRNEEIISSSDDSAIEIFYPVTNSEIQQGITEVEYSITSPFLLKFIELYIDDEFILNYPPNLDGTQPRIFIDLDISYTGKSFNYFLIYYTQDGTSIRSEVMSNIKVSERQSLPSIPFDIKLLNVSDNIVNISWKDSSSQVDSFQLWRKTNFEGTFSKYLSIATPAFNINDEEVYPDSIYFYKLKAVNIYGESDFSAEVNTDNLFFTGNFYPPSNLSATADGSKVLNLIWKDNSKNESYFLIERKTDFTEFKTLIALPENSTTYKDSASGLIPGSFYTFRIKSFSSTDSAWSNESRVQTFLYDIPAPNNLTAEYNSLLNVIILTWSDSDPDNSLFEIERKEETGDEFIKIASVSGVVNFFTDTEILAGKIYYYRIRSSDGTVYSAYSNIAIINTGI, via the coding sequence ATGAATCAAGTTTCGATTAAGCTTTTTCTTTTTATAATTATAATATTACATCTATCTCAATATTCAGGATGTACATTCCGGAATGAGGAGATTATCTCTTCATCAGATGATTCTGCTATCGAAATATTTTACCCCGTTACTAATTCGGAAATTCAGCAGGGTATTACAGAAGTTGAGTATTCTATTACCTCTCCCTTTCTTCTAAAATTTATTGAACTTTATATTGATGATGAATTCATTCTAAACTATCCGCCTAACCTTGATGGTACTCAGCCAAGAATATTCATTGATCTTGATATTTCATATACCGGTAAAAGTTTTAACTATTTTTTAATTTATTATACTCAGGATGGAACTTCGATTAGAAGCGAAGTAATGTCCAATATTAAAGTGTCTGAAAGACAGTCATTGCCCTCGATTCCTTTTGATATAAAGCTACTGAATGTTAGTGATAATATTGTAAATATATCCTGGAAAGATTCATCGTCTCAGGTTGATTCTTTTCAATTGTGGCGTAAGACAAATTTTGAAGGAACATTTAGTAAATATTTATCTATTGCGACACCAGCGTTTAACATCAATGATGAAGAGGTTTATCCGGATTCAATTTACTTTTATAAACTTAAAGCTGTAAATATTTATGGTGAATCAGATTTTAGTGCTGAAGTAAACACAGATAATTTATTTTTCACCGGGAATTTTTATCCACCCTCCAATTTGTCGGCAACAGCAGATGGTTCAAAAGTTTTAAATTTAATTTGGAAAGATAACAGTAAAAACGAATCATATTTTTTAATTGAACGGAAAACAGATTTTACTGAGTTTAAAACACTTATCGCTCTGCCGGAAAATTCAACAACTTATAAGGACAGCGCAAGCGGGCTTATTCCAGGCTCCTTTTATACGTTCAGAATTAAATCATTCTCTTCAACCGATTCTGCATGGTCGAATGAAAGCCGGGTTCAAACTTTTTTATATGATATACCGGCACCTAATAATTTAACCGCAGAATATAATTCTCTCCTGAACGTCATCATCCTAACCTGGTCTGATTCAGATCCAGATAATTCTTTATTCGAAATTGAAAGGAAAGAGGAGACAGGCGATGAGTTTATAAAAATCGCTTCGGTTTCCGGAGTTGTAAACTTTTTTACAGACACAGAAATATTAGCCGGTAAAATTTATTACTACCGGATTCGCAGCAGTGATGGGACTGTTTATTCTGCTTATTCAAATATTGCAATTATAAATACCGGTATCTAA
- a CDS encoding type II toxin-antitoxin system RelE/ParE family toxin: protein MIWKIEYNKEAVRNLEKISTSDRNKIFKGIELLKENPDVGIQLVGPLKGLRSLRIGNYRVIYKKDLQIITIIILAIGHRKNIYRI, encoded by the coding sequence ATGATTTGGAAGATTGAGTATAATAAAGAAGCAGTAAGAAATTTAGAAAAGATTTCAACTTCCGATAGAAATAAAATATTTAAAGGAATTGAATTATTAAAAGAAAATCCAGATGTGGGAATACAACTTGTTGGACCACTTAAAGGATTGAGATCTTTGAGAATTGGAAATTATAGAGTGATTTATAAAAAAGATTTACAGATAATTACAATAATTATTCTTGCAATTGGGCATAGAAAAAATATTTATAGAATTTAG
- the lexA gene encoding repressor LexA, which yields MQKELTEIQKNILDFLINQIKGKGIPPTLADVAKHFGYKNRATVQQHFAAIERKGYIKKNPKLSRGIELTLEDKFFVPKPILGEVAAGNPLTIYPDAIDTIQLPTIARMPKDSFLLRVKGESLKDAYIFSGDIVIVNPNLEPKNGQIVVAILDDAAVVKRFYKKRSEIELVSENPEYKPIVIDKKYASFKIVGIVIGIYRSMEKKAV from the coding sequence ATGCAAAAAGAGTTAACAGAGATTCAAAAAAACATCTTAGATTTTCTGATAAACCAAATTAAGGGAAAGGGAATTCCACCAACACTTGCAGATGTTGCAAAACATTTTGGATATAAAAATCGTGCAACCGTGCAGCAGCATTTTGCTGCTATTGAAAGAAAAGGCTACATCAAAAAAAATCCAAAACTTTCTCGTGGAATAGAACTTACTCTTGAAGACAAATTCTTTGTTCCCAAACCAATTCTCGGCGAAGTTGCTGCAGGCAATCCGCTTACAATTTATCCTGATGCGATAGATACAATTCAACTTCCAACAATTGCAAGGATGCCAAAGGATTCTTTTTTGCTTCGTGTTAAAGGTGAGAGTTTAAAAGATGCCTACATTTTTAGCGGCGATATAGTAATTGTTAATCCAAATCTTGAACCTAAAAATGGGCAAATTGTTGTGGCAATTCTTGATGACGCGGCTGTTGTAAAAAGATTTTATAAAAAGCGAAGTGAGATAGAACTTGTTTCAGAAAATCCGGAATACAAACCAATTGTTATTGATAAAAAATATGCTTCATTTAAAATTGTTGGAATTGTTATTGGCATTTATAGAAGTATGGAAAAGAAAGCAGTATAA